In Nycticebus coucang isolate mNycCou1 chromosome 9, mNycCou1.pri, whole genome shotgun sequence, the following are encoded in one genomic region:
- the LOC128594443 gene encoding molybdopterin synthase sulfur carrier subunit, with the protein MVPSCQVEVLYFAKSAEITGVRSETISVPQEIKALPLWREIETQHPGLADVRNQVIFAVRQEYVELGDQLLLLQPGDEIAIILPISGG; encoded by the coding sequence ATGGTGCCCAGTTGCCAGGTTGAAGTACTGTATTTTGCAAAAAGTGCTGAAATAACAGGAGTTCGTTCAGAGACCATTTCTGTGCCACAAGAAATAAAAGCACTGCCGCTGTGGAGAGAGATAGAAACTCAACATCCTGGATTGGCTGATGTTAGAAATCAGGTGATATTTGCTGTTCGTCAAGAATATGTTGAGCTTGGAGACCAGCTCCTCTTGCTTCAACCAGGAGACGAAATTGCCATTATCCTCCCCATCAGTGGAGGATAG